The following are encoded in a window of Caballeronia sp. NK8 genomic DNA:
- a CDS encoding ABC transporter permease, with protein sequence MNRNVSSHATTMLYEQPPADAPQDEAPVVKRSVFRRLVDRFAVLGLIGLFIVVFWLAVAFIGPVIAPYKGGAFTSTEVFGSFSAAHLLGTDYLGRDMLSRILYGTQYTVGLALASTVAASVIGTFFGLVAAVSGRWVDEVLSRLFDALISIPSKILALVVIAAFGSSIPMLMMVAALAYIPGAFRISRSLAVNIMTLEYVQVAKARGEKLFYIARVEVLPNMIHPMLADFGLRFVFIVLLLSGLSFLGLGVQPPNADWGSLVRENIGGLAEGAPAVLMPAVAIATLTVGVNLLIDSLRRHGARSHGGRQ encoded by the coding sequence ATGAACCGGAACGTCTCTTCTCACGCCACGACCATGCTATACGAGCAGCCTCCCGCCGACGCGCCGCAGGACGAGGCGCCCGTGGTCAAGCGCAGCGTGTTCAGGCGCCTCGTCGATCGCTTCGCCGTACTGGGGCTGATCGGTCTTTTCATCGTCGTGTTCTGGCTCGCGGTCGCGTTCATCGGGCCGGTCATCGCGCCGTACAAGGGCGGCGCGTTCACGTCGACGGAAGTGTTCGGCTCGTTCAGCGCTGCGCATCTGCTCGGCACCGACTATCTCGGCCGCGACATGCTGAGCCGCATTCTCTACGGCACGCAGTACACGGTCGGGCTCGCGCTCGCATCGACGGTCGCGGCGAGCGTCATCGGCACGTTCTTCGGTCTGGTGGCCGCCGTGTCGGGGCGCTGGGTCGACGAAGTGCTGAGCCGTCTTTTCGATGCACTCATCTCGATCCCGAGCAAGATTCTCGCGCTCGTCGTAATCGCCGCGTTCGGCTCGTCCATTCCGATGCTGATGATGGTCGCAGCGCTCGCGTACATCCCCGGCGCGTTCCGCATCTCGCGCTCGCTCGCGGTGAACATCATGACGCTCGAATACGTGCAGGTCGCGAAGGCGCGTGGCGAGAAGCTGTTCTACATCGCGCGCGTGGAAGTGCTGCCCAACATGATTCATCCGATGCTCGCGGACTTCGGCCTGCGCTTCGTGTTCATCGTGCTGCTGCTCTCGGGCCTGAGCTTTCTCGGCCTCGGTGTGCAGCCGCCGAACGCCGACTGGGGCTCGCTCGTGCGCGAGAACATCGGCGGGCTTGCGGAAGGTGCGCCTGCGGTGCTGATGCCGGCAGTCGCCATCGCGACGCTCACCGTCGGCGTGAATCTGCTCATCGACAGCCTGCGTCGTCATGGCGCGCGTTCGCATGGAGGCCGGCAATGA
- a CDS encoding ABC transporter ATP-binding protein yields the protein MNTNMIEVKGLRVIAGVAPDPVVEIVKGVDFTVKKGEVLALIGESGSGKTTIALALLGYARGGCAIAGGSVKVGDTDVLSLDAKGRRALRSRTVAYVAQSASAGFNPARTIMDQVTEPALLHKLMTPVAARQKAIGLFRSLALPNPETIGDRYPHQVSGGQLQRLMAAMALITDPAVVVFDEPTTALDVTTQIEVLAAFKGVVRELGTTAVYVSHDLAVVAQMADRIVVLNGGRVRENGTTAQVLDAPADDYTRQLLAATRRPEAELTMPDEARDVPLLEIRNLSAGYGRIDANGLPAVRVLDDVSLKIVRGSTLGVIGESGSGKTTLARVIAGLVDRARGDVLLDGKPLPAKLSERTLEQYRRVQIVFQNADTALNPSRTIADILARPMNFYHGLRGAPAQKRMLELLDLVKLPASIAKRQPGGLSGGQKQRVNLARALAAKPELILCDEVTSALDTVVGAAILDLLAELRRELNVSYMFISHDISTVRAICDEVIVLYAGQCVETGQRDALSHPPYHPYTGLLVDSVPALRPGWLDSRRAMALGALPVLGPESDAPELCSFRSRCAARIDGKCNVTPPAKKTLPSGAEILCHHSADDLSRMQSMETVTA from the coding sequence ATGAACACGAACATGATCGAAGTGAAGGGCTTGCGCGTCATTGCCGGCGTCGCGCCCGATCCGGTCGTCGAGATCGTGAAGGGCGTCGACTTCACGGTGAAGAAGGGCGAAGTGCTCGCGCTGATCGGCGAGTCGGGTTCGGGCAAGACGACCATCGCGCTGGCGCTGCTCGGCTATGCGCGTGGCGGCTGCGCGATCGCGGGCGGTTCGGTGAAGGTCGGCGATACGGATGTGTTGTCGCTCGATGCGAAGGGCCGCCGCGCATTGCGTTCACGCACGGTCGCGTATGTCGCGCAGAGCGCATCGGCGGGCTTCAATCCGGCGCGCACGATCATGGATCAGGTGACCGAGCCCGCGCTGCTGCACAAGCTGATGACGCCCGTCGCGGCGCGTCAGAAGGCGATCGGCCTGTTTCGCTCGCTCGCGTTGCCCAATCCGGAGACGATCGGCGATCGCTATCCGCATCAGGTGTCGGGCGGCCAGTTGCAGCGCCTCATGGCGGCGATGGCGTTGATCACCGATCCCGCCGTCGTCGTGTTCGATGAGCCGACCACCGCGCTCGACGTGACCACGCAGATCGAAGTGCTCGCCGCATTCAAGGGCGTGGTGCGCGAACTGGGCACGACGGCCGTGTACGTATCGCACGATCTGGCGGTCGTCGCGCAGATGGCGGATCGCATCGTCGTATTGAACGGCGGACGCGTGCGCGAGAACGGCACCACCGCGCAAGTGCTCGACGCCCCCGCCGACGACTACACGCGCCAGTTGCTGGCGGCGACGCGCCGTCCCGAAGCCGAGCTCACCATGCCGGACGAAGCGCGCGATGTCCCGCTGCTCGAAATCCGCAACCTGAGCGCGGGCTATGGCCGCATCGATGCGAACGGCTTGCCTGCCGTGCGCGTGCTCGACGACGTGAGCCTGAAGATCGTGCGCGGCAGCACGCTCGGCGTGATCGGCGAGTCGGGCTCGGGCAAGACCACGCTCGCGCGCGTGATCGCGGGGCTCGTGGATCGCGCGCGCGGCGACGTGCTGCTCGACGGCAAGCCGCTGCCCGCGAAGCTTTCGGAGCGCACGCTGGAGCAATATCGGCGCGTGCAGATCGTGTTTCAGAACGCCGATACCGCGCTGAACCCGAGCCGCACCATCGCCGATATCCTCGCGCGGCCGATGAACTTCTATCACGGCCTGCGCGGTGCACCCGCGCAAAAGCGCATGCTCGAACTGCTCGATCTGGTGAAGCTGCCGGCATCGATCGCAAAGCGTCAGCCGGGCGGTCTGTCGGGCGGACAGAAGCAGCGCGTGAATCTCGCGCGCGCGCTCGCAGCGAAGCCTGAGCTGATTCTCTGCGATGAAGTGACCTCCGCGCTCGATACGGTCGTTGGCGCGGCGATCCTCGATCTGCTCGCGGAACTGCGTCGTGAACTGAACGTGTCGTACATGTTCATCAGCCACGACATCTCGACGGTGCGCGCGATCTGCGACGAAGTCATCGTGCTCTATGCGGGCCAGTGCGTCGAAACGGGCCAGCGCGATGCGCTGTCGCATCCGCCGTATCACCCGTACACGGGCTTGCTCGTTGATTCGGTGCCCGCCTTGCGTCCCGGCTGGCTCGATTCGCGCCGCGCGATGGCGCTCGGCGCGTTGCCCGTGCTCGGTCCGGAAAGCGATGCGCCCGAGCTGTGCAGCTTCCGTTCGCGTTGCGCGGCGCGCATCGACGGCAAGTGCAATGTGACGCCGCCTGCGAAGAAGACCTTGCCATCGGGCGCGGAGATTCTGTGCCATCACAGCGCCGACGATCTCTCGCGCATGCAGTCGATGGAAACGGTGACGGCATGA
- a CDS encoding (2Fe-2S)-binding protein: MSGRFVRVAEQGRRTFEIVIDGKRALAAAGDTLMVALLTSQEALRDSEFGDGRRAGFCVMGACQDCWVWMANGERVRACTTQAVEGMSIVTHLAQAQEGVWPRL, translated from the coding sequence ATGAGCGGACGTTTTGTGAGAGTCGCGGAGCAGGGCCGCAGAACCTTCGAGATCGTGATCGACGGCAAGCGCGCGCTCGCAGCCGCCGGCGACACGTTGATGGTCGCGTTGCTGACCTCGCAGGAAGCCCTGCGCGATTCCGAATTCGGCGATGGCCGTCGCGCCGGCTTCTGCGTGATGGGCGCGTGCCAGGACTGCTGGGTGTGGATGGCGAACGGCGAACGCGTGCGCGCCTGCACGACACAGGCTGTCGAAGGCATGTCGATCGTCACGCATCTCGCGCAAGCGCAGGAGGGCGTATGGCCGCGACTGTGA
- a CDS encoding NAD(P)/FAD-dependent oxidoreductase: MAATVMVIGAGPAGVRAAQALVEAGLRPVVIDEGRRDGGQIYRRQPEGFTRTYETLYGTEAQRARALHESFDALRAKIDYVPDTLVWNIEPNAVHVVSGTHHRKLAFDALIICSGATDRLMPVPGWHHAGAYSLGGAQVALKSQGCAIGARVVMMGTGPLLYLVAAQYVKAGATVSAVLDTSTIAQRLRALPQLLAIPSTLKKGVALMRVLRDARVPVHRGITPVQIQGTPERGVQGVRVKLADGALLNVDCDAVALGYHLRSETQLADLAGCEFRFDEALQQWLPVADEDGRSNVQGVYLAGDGARVRGADAAERAGRLAALAALKDIGMARDEDEVSRLRVQLSRFTRFAAGLRTAFPWPARLAAALPDETIVCRCEAITAGELRRVVNEMGAQEANRAKAFSRVGMGRCQGRFCAHAGAEVIAAEARVPLEAVGRLRGQAPVKPLPMALAPNQDMETNA; encoded by the coding sequence ATGGCCGCGACTGTGATGGTGATCGGCGCGGGGCCGGCGGGCGTGCGCGCAGCGCAGGCGCTGGTCGAAGCGGGCCTTCGTCCCGTGGTGATCGACGAAGGCAGGCGCGATGGCGGGCAGATCTATCGTCGTCAGCCTGAGGGTTTTACGCGCACGTATGAGACCTTGTACGGCACGGAAGCGCAACGCGCGCGCGCCTTGCACGAAAGCTTCGATGCGTTGCGCGCGAAGATCGACTACGTGCCCGATACGCTCGTATGGAACATCGAGCCGAACGCGGTGCATGTGGTGAGCGGCACGCATCATCGCAAGCTCGCCTTCGATGCACTCATCATTTGCAGCGGCGCGACCGATCGTCTGATGCCCGTTCCCGGCTGGCATCACGCGGGCGCGTATAGCCTCGGCGGCGCGCAGGTCGCGCTGAAATCGCAGGGTTGCGCGATCGGCGCGCGCGTCGTGATGATGGGCACGGGGCCGTTGCTCTATCTCGTCGCCGCGCAATACGTGAAGGCGGGCGCGACGGTGAGCGCGGTGCTGGATACATCGACGATCGCGCAACGGCTGCGCGCGTTGCCGCAATTGCTCGCGATTCCATCGACGCTGAAGAAGGGCGTCGCGTTGATGCGCGTGCTCAGGGATGCGCGTGTGCCGGTTCATCGCGGCATCACACCGGTTCAGATTCAAGGGACGCCGGAGCGTGGCGTGCAAGGCGTGCGCGTCAAACTCGCCGACGGCGCGCTGCTGAACGTCGATTGCGATGCCGTCGCGCTCGGTTATCACTTGCGCTCCGAGACGCAACTCGCCGATCTCGCGGGCTGCGAATTCCGCTTCGATGAGGCGTTGCAGCAATGGCTGCCCGTCGCCGATGAAGACGGCCGCAGCAACGTGCAAGGCGTCTATCTCGCAGGCGATGGCGCACGCGTGCGCGGCGCGGATGCGGCCGAACGCGCGGGCCGGCTTGCGGCGCTTGCCGCGTTGAAAGACATCGGCATGGCGCGCGACGAAGACGAAGTGAGCAGGTTGCGCGTGCAACTGTCGCGCTTTACGCGCTTCGCCGCGGGCTTGCGCACGGCATTTCCATGGCCCGCGCGACTGGCCGCCGCGTTGCCGGACGAGACCATCGTGTGCCGCTGCGAAGCGATCACCGCTGGGGAACTGCGGCGCGTCGTGAACGAAATGGGCGCGCAGGAAGCCAATCGCGCGAAGGCGTTTTCGCGCGTCGGCATGGGACGTTGCCAGGGCCGCTTCTGCGCGCATGCGGGCGCGGAAGTGATCGCGGCTGAAGCGCGCGTGCCGCTCGAAGCAGTCGGACGCCTGCGCGGACAGGCGCCCGTCAAACCTTTGCCGATGGCGCTCGCGCCGAATCAGGACATGGAGACAAACGCATGA
- a CDS encoding FAD-binding oxidoreductase yields the protein MSERADVIVIGGGIVGTSTALFLRRRKRSVILLERGLTGQQASGVNFGGVRRQGRALEQLAMSNRALDTWRRSRELLGEDIEFLPSGHTRVCYHAHDAEYFHRYAADARDYGLDLEVLEGATMFRRFPFLGRDVLAASISPLDGHANPRLAAPAFGRAAARLGARIVENTEVMHVEKESDGFRVQTATGDVYRADQVLICAGAWANALSTQFGEPVPLAARGPQMAVTEPVPYVFQFSMGVYTSIKEESVYFRQIPRGNIVLGGGPPGPADAVTRRASVLPENTVAQMAQFRRMVPSMRPLHVIRVWSGVESYLPDSEPVIGPSSKADGLFYAFGFSGSGFQIGPGVGETLAELIDTGSTPIDLASFSIRRFQRASSTHAESVTSET from the coding sequence ATGAGCGAGCGTGCCGATGTGATCGTGATCGGCGGCGGCATCGTCGGCACGTCGACAGCCTTGTTTCTGCGCCGCCGCAAGCGTTCGGTGATTCTGCTCGAACGCGGCCTGACCGGACAGCAGGCAAGCGGCGTGAACTTCGGCGGCGTGCGTCGGCAAGGACGCGCGCTCGAACAACTCGCGATGTCGAATCGCGCGCTCGACACATGGCGGCGTTCGCGCGAGTTGCTCGGCGAGGATATCGAGTTCCTGCCATCGGGTCATACGCGCGTGTGCTATCACGCGCATGACGCGGAATACTTTCATCGCTATGCCGCCGATGCGCGTGACTACGGACTCGATCTCGAAGTGCTCGAAGGCGCGACCATGTTCCGACGCTTTCCCTTCCTCGGCCGCGACGTGCTCGCAGCATCGATCTCGCCGCTCGATGGTCATGCGAATCCGCGTCTCGCCGCGCCCGCGTTCGGGCGTGCCGCTGCGCGGCTCGGCGCGCGCATCGTCGAGAACACGGAAGTGATGCACGTCGAAAAAGAATCGGACGGCTTTCGCGTGCAAACCGCGACGGGCGATGTGTATCGCGCGGATCAAGTGCTGATCTGCGCGGGCGCATGGGCCAACGCGCTATCGACGCAATTCGGCGAACCGGTGCCGCTCGCCGCGCGCGGGCCGCAAATGGCCGTCACCGAACCCGTGCCCTACGTGTTCCAGTTTTCGATGGGCGTGTACACGTCGATCAAGGAAGAGAGCGTGTATTTCCGGCAGATTCCGCGCGGCAATATCGTGCTGGGCGGCGGTCCGCCCGGCCCGGCCGATGCCGTCACGCGCAGAGCGTCTGTTCTGCCCGAGAACACCGTCGCGCAGATGGCGCAGTTCCGCCGCATGGTGCCTTCGATGCGACCGCTGCATGTGATTCGCGTGTGGAGCGGCGTCGAAAGTTATCTGCCGGATTCGGAACCGGTGATCGGACCGAGCTCGAAAGCCGATGGCCTTTTCTATGCGTTCGGCTTCAGCGGATCGGGTTTTCAGATCGGCCCGGGCGTCGGTGAAACGCTCGCCGAGCTGATCGATACGGGCAGCACGCCGATCGATCTCGCTTCGTTTTCCATCAGACGATTTCAGCGCGCATCGTCGACGCACGCAGAATCGGTCACTTCCGAGACTTAG
- a CDS encoding helix-turn-helix domain-containing protein, which produces MSQANLVDALAYIEANFDQTVSLAQLADLSALSVSRFATVFREQFGLSPYKYLCELRVRRAQTLLLAGVPGSVVATEVGFFDQSHLARHFKRMCGMTPSAFVARTRKKARSAERDAGLLKRVAQTQPRVLAFDDAQVA; this is translated from the coding sequence ATGAGCCAAGCCAATCTCGTCGACGCGCTCGCCTATATCGAAGCCAATTTCGATCAGACCGTCAGCCTTGCGCAACTCGCGGATCTTTCGGCGCTGAGCGTATCGCGTTTCGCGACCGTGTTTCGCGAGCAATTCGGGCTGTCGCCCTACAAGTATCTGTGCGAGTTGCGCGTGCGGCGCGCGCAGACCTTGTTGCTCGCGGGCGTGCCGGGATCGGTCGTCGCAACGGAAGTGGGCTTCTTCGATCAGAGCCATCTCGCGCGGCATTTCAAGCGCATGTGCGGCATGACGCCGAGCGCATTCGTTGCGCGCACCCGCAAGAAAGCGCGTTCAGCCGAGCGTGATGCCGGTCTGCTTAAGCGCGTCGCGCAAACCCAGCCGCGGGTACTGGCTTTCGACGATGCGCAGGTCGCTTAG